The Montipora foliosa isolate CH-2021 chromosome 6, ASM3666993v2, whole genome shotgun sequence genome includes the window CCCGGCCCACCATGGTTAGGTTTGAAGAAAAGCCGAGCCTACGTGCGTAACTCGAAACTTGACCTTTTCTACCGTTTTGATTATTTACTGTTTCATTCCAACTATTACACAACGGACATGAGTGGTCGTAATCAAATTAATGCTTCTGACCTATTAGCTCTTGCAAGTAAATACAATCGTAGGAACGTGTTAAAATTCGGCATACGCTAATactattaaaaaaagaaacaaacattgcATCCGTAAAACACATTTATAACGTGGTAATATTTACTCTGTCTTCCTTAATTGTGCAAATTTAATCACATAAGGATAGCGTTATTGACAGAATCTAATTGCAAGAGAATTTTAGCCCGTCAACATTCGGAAAATTAAGGAGGAAGTACTCTTTCACAAAATACCGATGTTAAATGCGCACCAAGATATTAGGTTTTTAAGCGGAAGGTTAATACAATGTTATAATAAAAGCGTTTTATATTCATTTGCTGGTATTTTGTAATTTCAAGAGTCTTGGCAATGTTGTCTACAACATATCTACTCAGTTTGACTGTGACGTCGGCTTTAATTGCATCACTGCTGATGATTCAAATGATGGAAAACTACACGTTAGGATGCTCTATATAAActgaataaaaaagtaaaaactcACACATTTAAAgtcaacgaaacaaaaaaaaaaaaaaaaaaaaaaacggagagCAAAATAGAGAGATGAGAGATGGAGAGAATATCGAAGGGTTGACTGTAGAAAGAGTCGTTAGGCAGTTTTGCGTGGAAAAGACTAAAAAACGTCTGTAGCAATAAGCACCAAAAAATAATGAAGAATATTAATGCACTGAGGTTGTATACTTAATTATGAAGAGGACGAAAATTGGAAAAAGCGCCTTGACCGAAAATTCTGTTTTTCCTAACTTATACACGtcttcattatcattattatcattagatCTTCTTGCTAGATTCCTTTGATATCCATTGGCTGTACCGTCAGCAATTTTTTTTGAGAACGTgacttgaaaattaaagaatatgACCAAGACAGCCGTGAAATTTTCAATGGGGGAGTATCGGTAAGCGATCCTATGCTTTGAAAACTAATTGCCTCATGTGGGAAGACACTCAATCATTTATATTGAATTAGTTTCGACAAACGACAAGAAATGGCAAATGACCtttttttaaatgtgttttattTTGAGCACCCTATGTCTGAgggggacccgtttctcgaaagtctcgcAACTTTCCTGGCCTTTTTCGGGTATCTCAATGCCCTCTGTATCTTGGGTACGGAGGGGTTTCAGTCATCAGAGTCCgcaattattttcttttctctttcattttgtAAAACATATCAAAAGACCAGTTTCTCCAAGCAATCCTGTgtatggcttttcgggcccgaaaggtTTTTGGGACTTTCGTGAAACGGGCGGCCTCAGGTATGTTTATCGCGTAATAAAAATAGCCCGTTTACTTACTCCTGTTTATTTTGTCTTCTTTTGCCTCACAAAAGGAATATATATAtaggctataaccagtctcatatcgaacaagcgcgaatggacaatctgggccgtagccagtatgaggcaaaccgaggcacttgcctcggtCATTGTttcgtgaaattttaaaataaagcgtgattccagtgttgtctttaatatgTAATATGCATCGTAAACACTTAAAATACTTCCGAAGATAATTTAACCACTgtcattgcctcagtcatatttttttctggctacggccctgataATTTGTTTTATTACATTCTTagactccaaaagtttggaagtacgaaatacgagcgaaaaaagggagaaaatcccaGCGAAAtggaaaaaacttgatgaagatgcgttGTTCTGTAATACTTGGTGGTCAGACATACgaaggctcatcacaaaaacatttcttaccttttcgctcGCTTCTAAGCGtcagaattgatccaaactttccacaaaaacgttttttttgctttattcagagaaaaatttcgctttccggcaaaaaaaattctactttagAAACGCTCAGCGctatcatttaccatatatggtcaaactaaggtgtattagctgataaccgagattgagtaacCAATCttagcacgagaaatgcatgaAGCGAGGTTGAAATTTTAAGAAGTATGTGTATGTTATACATATATTTACTCCATTTCGTGAACGAgtggaaaaattaaaattttgctCCTGAAATCATTTCATTTCACACAGCATACGGTAAGCAAAAAGCACTGTTATGATGGCGTTTCCTGTTCGAAGTTATTTTCTTGACTGCCCCAACCATGTTCGCGTTTGACTCATACGGATATCCCGTATGCGAGTTTTGTGTCCTGCTATTGCAAGTATCGTGCTTACAAGTTCTTGTCTAACGTCTTGCTTTAATATGGCGTATACAACAGGATCGACCGCCATATTGCTTGCCAAGAAAATTCTCGAGGCCAAAATGACTGGTGGGTGAACTTTGCACAAGGCGAAGCTATCACAGATTCCTCTGTAGATCGTAAAAGACCaacagaaaacaaagaagaaaatgacCACTCCGAGGACAATGACCGAGAATGACTTCCGGGTCTTGAGTTTTAGGTTTACGTTGAGTTGAACGGATGATGCAGAGGTTCTGTAAACTTGCTCTACCTGAACACGGTGATGGCGCGAGTGTTTAATGGTAATGGCACAGATCTTCGCGAAGGCAAGTAACAGACCCATGCAAGGTAAAATGGCAAACGTAAACATTTGGACTACACTAAAAACCCGTTGGTTCAAGGCTGGATTCAGCCGAATGACAAGTGATGGAATAAGTTGAAGAAAAATGGGCACCGTCCATCCAAGCAAAATGAGATTTGCAACTCTTCTGGAAGACATCAACACAGGGTATCTCAGAGGATACAACACTCGGAAAAATCGATCGGCAACCAAGGTACAAACATTGCCAACTGAAGCACAGATAAAGAAATTACACAAAATAAACCAAACTCCTACGTTGCAACCTAAACTAAATTGGCATATGAAAGAACCTGGAATGGCTACAGCGCCTGCCAGTAAGTCAGACAATGTCAACGACAAGATGAAGCTGTTGCAAGCTGTACGAAGGCGTCGACGAGTTGCAATCAGAAAAATAACACCGGAGTTGGCTACTAAAGCGACTACACCAATTACGCCCAATAAGATCCAAAACCATCCGTCTTCGGAGACTTGCTTTGGTGAATTTTTGTTATCAAATAAGATAGTTCCATTTAAAAGTGTACGAGTGCTGTTGTCGTTAATTTCCATGCATACAGATCTGTTGCCGCAGCCAGCAAAGGTCAATCTTGCAAATCCACTTGTTCGAGAATATTGAAGATATGCCGTTACGCGCCACCCTATATCGCTTATTATAAACTAGAGTACATCATATGCATTAGGAAATCAAGGGAATTTTCCCGTAATTATATTCCGTTTTCTTAGCATTGGCCTTTTCAATTAAGAATAGTTTTTGAATGGTGTAACTTTTATGTCAACTTTATATTGTATTACCAACAAATCAACAAATACAGCTGCCTTCTCAAGGCAATTGTCCTTGCAGAAATCCATATCAATGGCACTTTCAGTTATTATTTCCAAGCCGCTTCGAATATTCCATTGATAATCCGTTGCTTTTGGTACTGAATTACACGCAAAAACAAAGACTGAGGTTTTTTCGTGGACTAATGCAATTGAGACCATCGCCGATATTTCCCCTCTGGGTCCCTTGTCAACTGAAATATCTCATTTCCTCACAATATTTACCAATAAGACAAAACGTCACAGGAAATGAGGCAATGTACACAACACTCGGACTGCCTCTCTAATATACCCTTGAGGCGACAATGACAATTTCTACAAATCACGAAAGTGGAAAACGCAATGTACTTATTGTAATTCAGTTTAATATCCCGAGACCAAATTAATTAAACCTCGAAGGCCattgagagaaaaaaaaggtgACTTTGAATTATTTAAAAGGGGACGAAAACTAGGAAAAATAACATAAAAGACTGTTGCAATGTAATTTTCTCTTCTTGGCTTTCTCAGTGCACTTTCTgatcaatttatttttgtttgctgGGTGGAAACTAAAACGTTGCACTGGATACGAAATCGTGCgagacattagggccgtttatacgagagaaagtaagccgcggcttactctggccgcggcttacataagacgtgagcaccccgtataaatggtacaaaatctaccttcacggctttctcaagccgcggcttatcctggcctgggagtttatgcTCTTATAAATatttcctttcgcgtattatgtacgccgcggccagaataagccgcgtcttattttctctcgtataaacggccctattgccACAACACAAATTTAATCAAGACATCTTCGTTTTCAGATATTAATGCATAGTTCTTCTAAGAAAAGAGAGGAAACAAATCTGTATTTCAGTCTGCCATGATTGGGTCGGGTTTTGCCAAGAAACTCATTGTTACAACATACGATATTTCACGTCAAAATTACCATGTCTGCAATGAATAAATAGCCGTTGGCTCAAAAGAAGCTAAATACAATCTTATTTGAAATATATGACCAAAATTTGGCCTTCACGCAATGGTCATCTGTTTAGTAATTTGACTTCAAATTTTTAGTTCTCCTTTCTGTGTAGCTATTCAATGCTCGTAATTCCAGGCATTGCCACCTCGTTTACTCTCATTtgaaaaagttcattttttgtCAATTTACTTTTTAACCATGTTTATAGCGTGGGAGCAATCATAGCTGGATGGGACCAGAATATGTCGCTTAACAGAGGTATCTGAAGGAAAAATATCCGTTATTTTTAAACTTTCAGTCCGGTGATTGATCGATCAGCAAAGACGAGATTAAAGGTCATGCCGGTGTTGTCAACTTAAAGTGGTAGGTAAACGATTTGTTATCCGTTGCCTTTACTACAGTTTATCCAGGCTTTCGAAGGTGTGAAAAGGAGTTGCTGCTGAATACTCTGGTCTCCGATAGCATTTGGTGTCCTCGCTTAAATTAACGGCACGGCAAAGTACTCTAAAATGAAGACAAAACCgtgttatttattttaacaagATCAGGAAAACCGAAATATGAAAATTCTcccaaaaaaaaccaaaagacgACGAAGTTGCTCTGTGACCTGACCTCAATTGGCTCTTTGCAGCTACAGTGTACTagacaataactttattgtacaaGTAATTGATTATTTTATAGTCTATTTATTTCTTATATTTATAGGTGTGTAATTGCATAATGTGTGAACTTGTAATTTGCGTCACAAgattgattatttgtttgtacattttaGTTACATTGGTTGTTATGCAAACAAGCGTTACCGATCaataaaacagaaacagaaacagaaacgGCTGTCAACTGACAACAGAATGTATTTTCTCATGTTAAGAAATGGCTTATGTCGATGCGTTGATATTTGTCGTGTGAGTTATTTGGTAGAGCGCGTGACTATTTGTGAAAGTCAGATATATAAGTATCTCGCTGATGGACACAATCCACGTCGATATCAGAATCCCAAAGGGAACGTTTTGATCAAGTCTACATAGCAATTGTGTTGATATTATTGGAAATATTTCCCTGTATAATTCTATTGGTAACCTGCTTACACTTACTGGCAATTGCTCGAAGACAAAGTCCAAGAATAGGGTGTTTGGAAGCACAGATTGCGAAGCGATAGAGTCTGTGTATTAAAAAAAGAGGACGTGAAAGACACGAAAGGGCAGTTGGGACTATTGCTTTTATTGTGGTAATTGTGTTCGAACTGTTTTGGATGTTGTCGGCGTGCAGAGCAACATGCAaatatttttacctttttgtcATGTTTCGCTCCCATTTGTTCAAATTTCACGACTGTTGTTATTCTTAAACAGGGCgataaacgttttttttttacgccTTTCTCTAGAAAGGTATCAAAGACGAGATGAAAAAGTTCTTAAAATGCGCCAGACCACCTCTTGAGTGAGACCACCCCTCATGTTACGAGAACCTCCActcctaatctcgtacccagatctcccacggtcatacggaagggagatctggtaaagttcgatttcgagcatgctcagtgccagcgaggcacgaaatacgggcttttctatcagtgcgcatgttcgtactctctgttgtgattttgggtcattttgcggaataaacatggatttcgagagtattcgggaagagattcttttgggtagggGACAagaaaaccttaaacttaagccgaaatagaaagaagcgctacaggcgattctTTTTGAatggtcgagattgtttaattgtcggagcaactgcagaatcaatgaaacgagcgcttaggcttaatcaataaacgagtgctattttcttcacacgatctcgtgcaaagtgtagctagccaaaccgtaaattgaaagctaaaatgttatagacggtttaggcctaatcaatgaaacgaacgcttagacaatcttgtgaaaagtgtagttaaccacaccgtaaattgaaagcttaaatgttaaagagtgcttagacgtaatcactgcaacgagcgctattttcttgacacgatctcgagAAAATGCGGTTAATCTAACCGTataattcacaattgatcactacttaattcgcgagtcacgctttaagaacgagaaatactattttgaataaattaatacaTATACTTCGAGTTGCCATGAAAACACTTACCATGAAAAGAGACTCTGTTCGCAAAGTAGTCGGAACATAAACTACCGGTAGGAATATGTAGGCCTGAATCCTGTCAAGTTGCTGATATTTCTTCAGTCCGTTGGCTGGGctttaattaatgaaatttaCGGACTCACTGTTTCATCTTTTTCGGGCAGctttaattaatgaaatttaCGGACTCACTGTTTCATCTTTTTCGGGCAGTTTCGGATTTAAACCGTGCCTCTTATTTGCACGAGAATAACATCTAACACTAATTtctccctcaaactgacatacGAGTATAAACTGTCATGGCCCGCCCGACGGTCCTGTTTCTACCAGCTCCGATAACGGTTCCTTGGAGAACACGACTGTTGAATTGTTTTCGATTAAACACGATGGCCCTGAGCTAGAAAATCTTCTGCTTAAAGGTGAACGTCTGATCTGGACTAGCGACTTGGAAACCTTGAAGAAATTTGTAGAAGGAACTATTCAGCAACACGGGAAATGGTCGTCACCGGGCGGAGCAACGAAGACCTTTAAAAGTGACAATAATAGATTGACGATAACGTGGTATCGTGGAAAACAATCAACTCTTGTTTTTCAAGGGAAGGACGGTCCTTTATTGAAGAAGCAATTAGTTAACTTGTTTCAGCGCAATGAAGCTCAGAAGCCAATCGACGATGCCGATTCACTTCTATCAAATTCGACTGCGTTGCAATCAGGCGGTCAAGGACGCAAACAAGAGGTAATGGCTGCTGGGGAGGGCAGTGGATTAGATAATTGTGACTGCAATGGACTGAGTCGCGCATTGTTTGCTGAAATGGAGGGTATTAAGCTCGAATTGGTGATTTTACAGAAGCAGGTCGAAGCTAACACAAAACCGTTGTCGAGCAACCTGCAAAGTGAGGAAACTATTATCAGCGAGGAGCTACAACCATTGGAATTAGCGAGACTCCGAAACGAAAATCGTGCTCTTACACAGAGGCTaagtgatcttgaaaacagTTATGAGTCTTTGAAGCGGGAAGCGAGATCAATCcttgatgaaaataaaagtttggTAACGGCCCTGCGACTCCTAAATAACGAAATCGATAAAGGAAATAAACATTCAATCCCAGAGATTAACAAAGATGATTTGCATACAGACGATCGGCCCTCTTGGGAGGTTGATGGCACAACtttaacaacaaacaatccCTTTTTAGTTCTAAGCAACTGTGAAACCGTTCACgaggaaaatgtgacaactaATGCGACAACATTAGCAACAAATAATAAAGCTTGCCAGTTCAAGGTAACCGTGAAACCGTCGACAAGGAGAATGAGTCAACTAGATCTCAGCCTAAGAAAAGTGCTAAATCACGCGCTCAACCGGAATCAGTTTTAATCGTAGGAGATTTCTTAATCAAGAACATCGATTCCCAGAAGCTCACCAAGAAAACAGTTGACAAGCGCATGTATCCAGGTAAAACCAGTGACCAAATATGCCATGAGATAGATAGCATTCACATCGATGTTGAACCCTCGCATGTGATCATTCATTCGGGCACGAATAATTTGCCATCTGATAGTGTAGAGTCTTGTGTgtcaaaaacagaaaatttggctttgaagattcgaaatatttttcaaacctcGAAAATAGGTATCTCCAGCCTCACACATAGAGAAGACATTAGTGTGTCGACGAAGTTATCTGAAGTCAACGAAAAACTAAAGGAGATTAGCAGCCTCAACGGTAGTAAATTACACCTGAACTCTAAGGGATCAGCTTACTTAGCCactagttttattaaatttcttaGACCGTCGGCAAACAAAGCAAGACGTCCTCAGGGTTTTCACGCCACATTAGGCAGTTAGGGCAGTTAATAATGCAGCTAGCGTCGGGACCAATACGTGCCCCAGTACACAAGAAACCCCGGTAGACATGGCTTATCATGACCCCATAAGAGGTAAGTTTGGTTCCACAATGCGTAGCGTCGCTAACctaaaaggtttcaaaattgCCAGTTTGAATGTTAATAGTCTACTCaaacatattgatgaaattAGACATGTCTTACGTAGCACACCTTTTGATATTTTCGCTATAAATGAGTCTAAAATTGATGAATCAATACCCGATAATGAGATAAGTATTCCTGGTTATAATCTTATTAGAAAGGACCGGAATAGAGCTGGAGGCGGTGTCGTATTGTATATTCGGGAAATATACCGTTTTCCGATAGGGAAGACTTGATGCCTAGCAGTCTTGAGATGGTCTGTGCTGAAATCAACCGTCCACATAGCAAATCCTTTCTTGTATGCACTTGGTATAGGCCTCCAAATTCGGACATGGACCTATTTAACGAGTGCGAGATGTTTTTTCAGAGGTGTGACGCCGAGAGCAGAGAGTGAATATTAGTCGGTGATCTTAATTGTGATGTCAGTAAAGTCTCATTGGATCCCCACACACGACAACTGATTTTTCTCTGTTCACTGTACCAAATTGATCAGCTAATAGACAAACCTACCAGAGAGACAGATACTTCAGCCACCATGATAGATCTAGTTTTAACAAATGTTAAAGAGAATATACATGCCTCTGGTGTGAGGAAATTTATGCTACCAAAAAATAATCCGGGCGTGAGAGAAATTAGAGACTATAAGCACTTCGATGCTGAGCTTTTCGTTGAAGACTTATCCCGAATGCCTTGGAACGCGATTAAACAATTCAATAATCCCAACACATGTTGAAATGTATGGAAATCCTTTTTTAAATAGGCATGCGCCTATACAACACAAAAGATCATGAAGGAACTCCGTTCCCTAGATTACTCCACGCATCAAGGCCCTCATGAGAAATCGTGATTATCACAAAAACGGGCAATAAAATACGCCTCACAGACCTACTGGgagagtttcaaaaaattgcgaAATGAAGTAAATATTCAAATGCGTAATGCCAAATCTAATTTTTTCCATGATAAAATTAACGActgggaatgatttccgtacaggtccctacttcattatgcatgcagaagaaattaattatgcattcgcgctattgttttgtagaacaatacgtatacccaagggAACCGAATACAtgcatgggtaatttgtacttacgggatgaataaaaacggatctctttttttctcttcctccctctctctcttctttcccttcatcgcccacatcgttactcgtttttgtcccagctttcccctttctatcccttcgtcttgtttttatttccagatcccgcttcgctttttctgccattttatcccacgatatgtcactcgcagcttgccttgaactccgacccactgtaaaccactggattacttgtccctgttctttaccactgagctaacgtgtcaagttgctaattcacaccgtaccttgaaaatgatatatattttgaattctggctgactagtacataacaatgatacgtaattatatacacgtcccgcgccgagcacctacaatcgaacttaaaCTTGTAGGTTATCGTTAAGAGATCCCtcttttactactcttgaaacaacccatccctttaataatgctaaccgtaaccctgattacgactaaaggcactgtttaggcttaaggttagctcctgtgatagttttaggttttccagtattgctgtgaactgtgacctgcttttccttcatgccccgtgcgtgcggcacacttataagttcactgcgtggaagagtataccacgcttaaagtctgattggtgcatctttcatgggaaactttcatgcacgagttcattgcaattaaaatcgtttcatatttcccttcttttgaagcaaacttgtgtcttcgtaaaaatcaagatggctaccgaagtaaaagggtcacagcaatgggagatttgatcatttggaaattgttcctgctttatagcctttccagagttgtgcatagagtggtgcaaagaaaacaatttactttcgtcttccgtgtccaaaacctgtgtgagaacgcagtcagttggcaaagacaaagtgccgcatcgggagatggatctgtttcgcgatgctcaagaaaaaactgcaatggatagccttcaatccgccagaacacatattaattttctgattagccctagctacctgtggccggaaagtttacaactgcctacaagacaagggctaacatcatctcaccgcagttaaccatcgccttaacttcgtcgacccagacaaacgagcccacagcagggcattgaaaagacatgatggggagtgaaacgaagtatgcctcgtacgggaacatccatggatctctaccaaagctatttacttggaagtatcattgagcacaTTGCCGATccctacaaagagcgataaatcgcaaaatccctctaaatgcaccgttcgttggtttgtttgttatgtttgcgaatctgaaccctattacaacgattgcttgaaactccacttcttgcgcttattctaaaactgaaaaatgggtaaaattgcaggaaaagtgccgaaattgcaggaaaaactgaagTACGACCGAcatttttttaagtccatatagacttagaaaaaaaacctcttcaaagaaagaacaaagcgccacagtcccagaggacgtctattgttatcgctattgttttcttgaaacaaaggagtgtatgcataatgaagtagggacctgtgccaACGACTGCTCTAGGTCGAATGATCCTAAGAAAGCTTGGACGCTCATCAATACATTATTGGGGAAGAATAACAAACCGAATAATTTGAGCGAGCTCTCAGTTAATGATAATTTAGTGTCAGATCCCAAATCTATGGGTGATAGTTTGAATgactattttgttaatattgGGCTGACGTTAGCAGCGGAATACG containing:
- the LOC138007501 gene encoding histamine H2 receptor-like codes for the protein MEINDNSTRTLLNGTILFDNKNSPKQVSEDGWFWILLGVIGVVALVANSGVIFLIATRRRLRTACNSFILSLTLSDLLAGAVAIPGSFICQFSLGCNVGVWFILCNFFICASVGNVCTLVADRFFRVLYPLRYPVLMSSRRVANLILLGWTVPIFLQLIPSLVIRLNPALNQRVFSVVQMFTFAILPCMGLLLAFAKICAITIKHSRHHRVQVEQVYRTSASSVQLNVNLKLKTRKSFSVIVLGVVIFFFVFCWSFTIYRGICDSFALCKVHPPVILASRIFLASNMAVDPVVYAILKQDVRQELVSTILAIAGHKTRIRDIRMSQTRTWLGQSRK